The Faecalibacterium prausnitzii genome includes a window with the following:
- a CDS encoding MarR family winged helix-turn-helix transcriptional regulator — protein sequence MLEKAFNDVYTKFKLHFYQNVFQRFATREATLTTVESFCMEGIMAMGEPTIAEFSRMMKISTPNAAYKIGSLMRKGYVEKIQSAKDRREYHLRPTQKYFEYYNISYSYLHTVVERVRERFPAEDVDKMEQMLTIISEELMPELDLKSKTEDE from the coding sequence ATGCTGGAAAAAGCATTCAACGACGTTTACACAAAATTCAAGCTGCACTTCTATCAGAACGTGTTTCAGCGCTTTGCCACCCGCGAGGCGACCCTGACCACGGTGGAGTCCTTCTGCATGGAGGGCATCATGGCCATGGGCGAGCCCACCATTGCGGAGTTCTCGCGGATGATGAAGATCTCTACCCCCAACGCGGCGTATAAGATCGGCAGCCTGATGCGCAAGGGCTACGTGGAAAAGATCCAGTCCGCCAAGGACCGGCGCGAGTACCACCTGCGCCCCACCCAGAAGTATTTCGAGTACTACAACATCAGCTATTCCTACCTGCACACCGTGGTCGAGCGTGTGCGGGAGCGCTTCCCCGCCGAGGACGTGGACAAAATGGAACAGATGCTCACCATCATCAGCGAGGAGCTGATGCCGGAGCTGGATCTGAAATCAAAGACGGAGGACGAATAA